From the Gallaecimonas kandeliae genome, one window contains:
- a CDS encoding NADPH-dependent FMN reductase yields MAIHIVTICGSVRPGNYSNMALAVAIDELKKTPDVEVTSIHLEELDMPLPGLPARKPEAIKQFQDTVSQATGVLLASPEYHGGISSPMKLAIDNLGFPSKLAGKPISILGVAAGTIGAIKSSEQLRAICAHVGAVPLPLAVSIPHVQQVFDKEGHCQDPAMESLIRRSATSLLDYINNAVCPKVSLEAILRERESD; encoded by the coding sequence ATGGCCATCCATATCGTCACCATCTGCGGCAGCGTCAGGCCGGGCAACTACAGCAACATGGCCCTGGCGGTGGCCATAGACGAATTGAAGAAAACCCCCGATGTGGAGGTCACCTCCATCCACCTCGAAGAACTGGATATGCCGCTGCCCGGCCTGCCGGCCAGGAAGCCGGAGGCCATCAAACAGTTCCAAGACACGGTCAGCCAGGCCACAGGGGTGCTGCTGGCCTCCCCCGAATACCACGGCGGCATCAGCAGCCCCATGAAGCTGGCGATCGACAACCTGGGCTTTCCCAGCAAGCTGGCCGGCAAGCCCATCTCCATACTGGGGGTGGCCGCCGGCACCATAGGCGCCATCAAGTCCAGTGAACAACTGCGGGCCATCTGCGCCCACGTCGGCGCCGTGCCCCTGCCGCTGGCGGTCTCCATCCCCCATGTGCAGCAGGTGTTCGACAAGGAAGGCCACTGCCAGGACCCGGCCATGGAAAGCCTGATCCGCCGCAGCGCCACCAGCCTGCTGGACTACATCAACAACGCCGTCTGCCCCAAAGTCAGTTTGGAAGCCATATTGCGGGAGAGGGAGTCGGATTAG
- a CDS encoding DUF6559 family protein encodes MLRDIFQSMRARRLLRATPRLLIRQFNCLPYYTPAQVDWALKKSQGKLPNHRYLAYALFCEKRDFLHVTGETSATWESCRRQLGRALFAGRTDFSVEDVMTLAEKEEEALESAH; translated from the coding sequence ATGTTAAGGGACATCTTCCAGTCCATGCGGGCCCGTCGCCTGCTGAGGGCTACCCCCAGGCTACTGATCAGGCAGTTCAATTGCCTGCCCTACTACACCCCGGCCCAAGTGGACTGGGCCCTCAAGAAATCCCAGGGCAAGTTGCCCAACCACCGTTACCTGGCCTATGCCCTTTTCTGCGAAAAGCGGGACTTCCTCCATGTGACGGGGGAGACCAGCGCCACCTGGGAGAGCTGCCGCCGCCAACTGGGCCGAGCCCTGTTCGCCGGCCGCACCGATTTCTCGGTTGAGGACGTCATGACCCTGGCCGAGAAGGAAGAGGAAGCACTGGAGTCGGCGCACTGA
- a CDS encoding PLDc N-terminal domain-containing protein, with product MKTLFGLIVLILDIYAIVQVLKSGAKPVEKLLWILVILILPLLGLIIWFFAGPGRK from the coding sequence ATGAAGACCCTGTTCGGGCTTATCGTCCTCATCCTCGACATCTATGCCATAGTGCAGGTGCTCAAGAGCGGCGCCAAACCGGTCGAGAAGTTGCTTTGGATCCTGGTGATCCTGATACTACCCTTGCTGGGGCTGATCATCTGGTTCTTCGCCGGCCCTGGCCGTAAATAG